One window of the Anguilla rostrata isolate EN2019 chromosome 13, ASM1855537v3, whole genome shotgun sequence genome contains the following:
- the fancd2 gene encoding Fanconi anemia group D2 protein, giving the protein MMRKKRRSSVDKACESAPPSDVPKSKKSRSTARISKPTVQEAAADNVFAQLLKEAGVTLRRGSTPNEITVDQVVFQRRLQQSLKKDSRYPHIIQEFITGLESHIEDQENFRNCLLPCVPPLLDQDSNTTGSYQESLMRLLLGVEILQAPVINTLFEKLPEFMFDGVANDGLNVPRIIMNQLKWLDRVINSKDLADKLMQLVAVAPVEVQRDIITSLPEILEDSQHSDIAKELNSLLQQNTQLTVPILDALSSLSLGSDLLAEVRGAIMSTLSAVQLEDLPVMVKFILHTISTSDASEVVSDLRKKLELELCVLPPVLQASQCRLKSKGATGSSTVPSATTGQDCITLVMDVIKSAVRFQKTVSEAWLKAIESLDEPENHKVIDLLVLFILHSTNTNHSRRAAERVLRVKVRGGLIREALLQKAFRSHAQEMRSYFPSILALSQSLLRSLDPCVVPFGGHMYKQAFTAFDSYCQQEVVGSLVTHVCSGVSGEVDVALELLCELVTQRPAEMARYAIFVKGILDYMDNLAPQQIRRLFHLLSSLAFGQDQHSSHIQDDIHMVLRKQLSSSVPKYKRIGIIGAVMVVGSMGSSRAQCDDCGSSQSGSLSKESYRQVTSLLELVRSCSEVSPEAAALYYDELANLLQTCRLDPLVQEWIGKSVLENFQDDFVVDLGPEISGSFPFPATVMYNLDEEESQGGIAINLLPLLAEDIRLKGEPWSQAESKDKKRVSPLCLASFFRLLRLCEEQQHQGDLEEIDALLGCPMILMDMDVVEKAESLSRSEREFLCSLLFYTINWFREVVNAFCQQKDPEMKMKVITRLQNITYLQTVLERSLAATPNFVPPLANFDCESAEGLVPPTSTAPPKKGKKESAGRKRKAQASKNSSGDSSLLEEGGEAEESQQDLPGKEKEKEKEKEKETKPTVSLASYRPFFRELDLEVLNVLQCGLLSRSLLDSELNSKVREEVQLGPAELVFLLEDLWKKLEFGLAASPAKRSPLLKGKTDRSVGFSHLQQKSALELATCCIQLLPTLCTHLENCHNHFQALLSENHGVVDATGLDVNEHQLMSSAYQRLLQVLLSSFSWSGFSQPEHRALLKRALGVLAKRLKEEEADLALDQLVRHSCDYLLNFRSTLPSLGSALSLTHLLIAVSSRDGSNHTAYREEIGSLCRHFLCQEWVTASGERERGAKYNDTLQSLLSIYLAHTEDVLKAIEEIAGEGVPELMNASKDGWSKTFPTLTRQSFLVFFRGVMAELEKSIRRIPPARQSESSEDHGEKLLTWNLAVRDFHILVNLVKVFDSRPVLTACLKYGRLFLEAFLKLGMPLLDFSFKKHKEDVQSLLKTFQLSTRQLHHLCGHSKIRQDTGLTNHVPALKKSLEQFVYRVKAMLTLNHCQEAFWLGNLKNRNLKGEEILSQRSQGSDEDGEGEEEASQLPQEQSEDEEQRSDSDARKNGPEEEEEITDDSD; this is encoded by the exons ATGATGCGCAAAAAGAGACGTTCTTCTGTGGACAAAGCATGTGAAAGCGCGCCACCATCAGACGTGCCCA AATCGAAGAAGAGTCGATCCACAGCACGCATCAGCAAACCCACAGTGCAGGAAGCCGCTGCAGATAACGTGTTCGCTCAGCTCCTGAAAGAGGCTGGAGTCACCTTGAGGCGGGGTAGTACACCCAACGAGATAA ctGTCGACCAAGTGGTGTTTCAGAGAAGACTACAACAGAGCCTAAAAAAGGATTCCCGATACCCTCAT ATAATCCAGGAGTTCATCACAGGGCTGGAGTCTCACATTGAAGACCAGGAGAACTTTAGGAACTGTCTGCTGCCCTGTGTACCACCATTGTTGGATCAGGACTCCAA CACCACTGGCTCATATCAGGAGAGCCTTATGCGCCTTCTGCTGGGAGTTGAGATACTACAG GCACCCGTCATTAACACCTTGTTTGAGAAGCTGCCTGAGTTCATGTTTGATGG TGTTGCAAATGATGGGCTGAATGTTCCTCGTATAATAATGAACCAGCTGAAGTGGTTGGATAGAGTCATCAATAGCAAG GATTTGGCGGATAAGCTGATGCAGCTGGTTGCCGTGGCACCAGTGGAGGTCCAGCGTGACATCATCACCAGCCTGCCTGAGATCCTGGAGGACTCTCAGCACAGCGACATTGCCAAAGAGCTGAA ttccctgctgcagcagaacacCCAGCTGACTGTGCCCATCCTGGATGCCCTCTCCAGCCTCAGCCTTGGCTCCGACTTGCTGGCTGAG GTCCGGGGTGCCATCATGTCCACTCTCTCCGCTGTGCAGTTGGAGGATCTCCCTGTCATGGTCAAGTTCATCCTGCATACCATCTCTACCTCAGATGCCAGCGAG GTGGTGAGTGATCTGCGTAAGAAGTTGGAgctggagctgtgtgtgctCCCCCCTGTGCTGCAAGCATCCCAGTGCCGCCTGAAGAGCAAGGGGGCGACGGG GTCCTCCACTGTCCCATCAGCCACCACTGGCCAGGACTGCATCACTCTGGTCATGGACGTGATCAAGTCTGCGGTGCGGTTCCAGAAGACTGTATCTGAGGCTTGGCTGAAG GCCATTGAGAGCCTCGATGAACCAGAAAATCACAAG GTTATCGATCTTCTGGTGCTGTTCATCCTGCACTCCACTAACACCAACCACAGCCGCCGTGCGGCGGAGAGGGTGCTGCGGGTGAAGGTTCGAGGAGGACTGATACGGGAGGCTCTGCTGCAGAAAGCCTTCCGGAGCCACGCCCAG gagATGCGGAGCTACTTTCCCTCCATCCTGGCCCTCTCACAGAGCCTCCTGCGGTCCCTGGACCCCTGTGTGGTGCCTTTTGGAGGACACATGTACAAGCAGGCCTTCACCGCCTTCGACTCCTACTGCCAGCag GAGGTGGTGGGCTCCCTGGTCACCCACGTGTGCAGTGGGGTGAGTGGGGAGGTGGACGTGGCCCTGGAGCTGCTGTGTGAGCTGGTAACCCAGAGACCGGCCGAGATGGCACGCTACGCTATCTTCGTTAAG GGCATCCTGGACTACATGGACAACCTGGCGCCCCAGCAGATCCGCCGGCTCTTCCACCTGCTCAGCTCGCTGGCCTTCGGGCAGGACCAGCACAGCAGCCACATCCAG gatgaCATACACATGGTGCTGCGGAAGCAGCTGTCCAGCTCCGTGCCCAAGTACAAGCGCATTGGCATCATTGGCGCTGTCATGGTGGTGGGGAGCATGGGCTCCAGCAG GGCCCAGTGTGATGACTGTGGGAGTTCGCAGAGCGGAAGCCTGTCCAAGGAGTCGTACAGACAG GTGACGTCCCTGTTGGAGCTGGTGCGGTCCTGCAGTGAGGTGTCCCCAGAAGCCGCTGCTCTGTACTACGATGAGCTGGCCAACCTGCTCCAGACCTGCAGGCTTGACCCTCTGGTTCAG GAGTGGATAGGAAAGAGCGTACTTGAGAACTTCCAGGACGACTTTGTGGTGGACCTGGGGCCAGAGATATCAGG CTCCTTCCCCTTCCCCGCCACGGTCATGTACAACCTGGACGAGGAGGAGAGTCAGGGAGGGATCGCCATCAACCTCCTGCCTCTTCTGGCTGAGGACATTCGCCTCAAGGGGGAGCCGTGGAGTCAGGCCGAGAGCAAGGACAAAAA gcgTGTGTCTCCGCTGTGTTTGGCCTCCTTCTTTCGCCTGCTGCGGCTGTGTgaggagcagcagcaccagggggATCTGGAGGAGATCGATGCCTTGCTGG GCTGTCCCATGATTCTGATGGACATGGATGTGGTGGAGAAAGCTGAGAGTCTGTCCAGGTCTGAGAGGGAGTTCCTGTGTTCTCTGCTCTTCTACACCATCAACTGGTTCAGAGAA gttgtgAATGCGTTCTGTCAGCAGAAGGACCcagagatgaagatgaaggTGATTACTCGACTGCAGAACATCACTTACCTGCAGACTGTACTGGAAAGAAGCCTGGCAG CAACACCCAATTTTGTGCCTCCTCTCGCCAACTTTGACTGTGAGAGTGCAGAGGGGTTGGTCCCGCCTACTTCCACGGCTCCTCCCAAGAAGGGAAAGAAAG AGTCGGCAGGGCGGAAGAGGAAAGCACAGGCCAGTAAGAACTCATCTGGGGACAgctccctgctggaggaggggggggaggcagaggagtCCCAGCAG GACCTCCcagggaaggagaaggagaaggagaaggagaaagagaaggagactAAGCCAACTGTCAGTCTGGCCTCTTACCGGCCATTTTTTCGGGAGCTGGACCTGGAGGTGCTGAACGTGCTGCAGTGTGGCCTGCTCTCCCGGTCACTGCTGGACAGCGAGCTCAACAGCAAG GTTCGGGAGGAAGTGCAGCTTGGCCCTGCGGAGCTGGTCTTCCTGCTGGAGGACCTGTGGAAGAAGCTGGAGTTCGGCTTGGCTGCTTCACCGGCTAAGAGAAGCCCACTTCTCAAG GGAAAGACGGACCGGAGCGTGGGCttctctcacctgcagcagaAGAGCGCCCTGGAGCTGGCCACCTGCTGCATCCAGCTGCTGCCCACCCTCTGCACCCACCTGGAGAACTGCCACAACCACTTCCAG gctctGCTCTCTGAGAACCATGGGGTGGTGGATGCCACAGGCCTGGATGTTAACGAGCACCAGCTCATGTCCTCCGCCTATCAGCGGCTGCTGCAGGTCCTGCTCTCTTCCTTCAGCTG GTCGGGCTTCTCTCAGCCCGAGCACCGTGCCCTGCTGAAGAGGGCCCTGGGTGTGCTGGCCAAGCGTCTGAAGGAAGAAGAGGCCGACCTGGCCTTGGATCAGCTTGTGAG GCACAGCTGTGATTACCTGCTGAACTTTCGGAGCACGCTGCCTAGCCTCGGCTCGGCCCTGTCCCTCACGCACCTCCTCATAGCCGTGTCGTCACGGGACGGCTCCAACCACACGGCCTACAGGGAGGAGATAG GTTCCCTCTGCCGGCACTTCCTGTGTCAGGAGTGGGTCACAgccagcggagagagagagaggggggccaAATACAACGACACCCTGCAGTCCCTCCTCAG CATTTACCTGGCCCACACTGAAGATGTCCTGAAGGCAATAGAGGAGATCGCTGGGGAGGGGGTTCCAGAGCTCATGAACGCTTCCAAGGATGGCTGGTCCAAAACCTTCCCCACCCTCACTAG ACAGAGCTTCTTGGTTTTCTTCCGGGGGGTGATGGCTGAGCTGGAGAAGTCTATACGGAGGATTCCCCCGGCCAGACAGAGCGAAAGCAGCGAG GACCATGGTGAGAAGCTGCTCACCTGGAACCTGGCGGTGAGAGACTTCCACATCCTGGTCAATTTGGTCAAG GTGTTTGACAGCAGACCTGTGCTCACAGCATGCCTGAAG TATGGTCGTCTCTTCCTGGAGGCCTTCCTTAAACTGGGAATGCCACTGCTGGACTTCAGTTTTAAGAAGCACAAG GAGGATGTCCAGAGCTTGCTGAAAACCTTCCAACTTAGTACCCGACAGCTGCATCACCTGTGTGGCCACTCaaag ATCCGGCAGGACACAGGCCTGACGAACCACGTTCCTGCGCTGAAGAAGAGCCTGGAGCAGTTTGTGTACCGGGTGAAAGCCATGCTCACGCTCAACCACTGTCAGGAGGCTTTCTGGCTGGGCAACCTGAAGAACCGCAATCTGAAG GGAGAGGAGATCCTTTCCCAGAGGTCACAAGGAAGTGATGAAGATGGTgagggtgaggaagaggccTCACAGCTTCCTCAGGAGCAGTCTGAAGATGAG GAGCAGAGAAGTGACTCTGATGCTAGGAAAAATGGcccagaggaagaagaggagattACGGATGACTCTGATTAA